A stretch of DNA from Asticcacaulis sp.:
CGAAGGTGGCGGTCAGGTGGTCCGGCACCGCGCGATCCGGGTTCTCGATCAGGCCGCCGCCCGTGATGTGAGCGCCGCCCTTGATCAGGCCGGACTTCATCAGCGGCAGAACGGTCTTGATATAGATGCGGGTCGGCTCCAGCAGGGCCCGGGCCAGCGACATACCCTTGGCGAACGGTGCGTCCGAGGCCCAGTTGAGGCCAGCCACTTCGATCACCTTGCGGATCAGCGAATAGCCGTTAGAGTGCGGACCGGAGGAGGCGAGGCCGATGATGACATCGCCTTCGCGCATATCATCCATGCGCGGCAGAACCTTGTGGCGATCGACGGCCCCGACCGAGAAACCGGCCAGATCGTAATCGTCATTGCCATACATGCCGGGCATTTCTGCGGTTTCTCCACCGACCAGGGCGCAGCCGGCGCGCTTGCAGCCTTCGGCGATGCCGGCGACGACGCGCTTGGCGGTATCGACATCGAGCTTTGACGTGGCATAGTAGTCGAGGAACATCAGCGGTTCCGCGCCCTGGGCCAGCAGGTCATTGACGCACATGGCGACGAGATCGATGCCGACCGTGTCGTGGCGGTGGGTCTCGATGGCGATCTTGAGCTTGGTGCCGACGCCATCCGTCGTGGTGACGATCAAAGGATCATCATAACCGGCCGCGCGTAGATCGAACAGGGCGCCAAAGCCACCGAGTGAGGCTTCTGCACCGGGGCGGCGGGTCGATTTGGCCAGCGGCTTGATGGCATCCACCAGGGCTTCGCCCGCGTCGATATCGACTCCGGACGCCGCATAGGTTAAGCCAGATTTTGAGCCGGGTTCGGACATAAATAAATTCCTGTGATCACTTTGCCCTGTATCGGGGCTATTCGGGTTTGCTATAACTACAAAATGACGCCAATTACAAATA
This window harbors:
- the purM gene encoding phosphoribosylformylglycinamidine cyclo-ligase, which translates into the protein MSEPGSKSGLTYAASGVDIDAGEALVDAIKPLAKSTRRPGAEASLGGFGALFDLRAAGYDDPLIVTTTDGVGTKLKIAIETHRHDTVGIDLVAMCVNDLLAQGAEPLMFLDYYATSKLDVDTAKRVVAGIAEGCKRAGCALVGGETAEMPGMYGNDDYDLAGFSVGAVDRHKVLPRMDDMREGDVIIGLASSGPHSNGYSLIRKVIEVAGLNWASDAPFAKGMSLARALLEPTRIYIKTVLPLMKSGLIKGGAHITGGGLIENPDRAVPDHLTATFDFDGWEFPPVFKWLMETGNIDKHEMLRTFNCGVGFVVYVAPKDADAVLAALLNAGEDAFIVGQLAAK